Below is a genomic region from Lentisphaera araneosa HTCC2155.
AAGCCCAAAGGCGATCATAACCCAAACATCGAACATGCGATTGGATAAACCATAGGATCCGATGATGCAAAACACCAGAATTGCGGGAACTAGAAAAGTCTTGGGGATTTTAGCTAATTTTGAGAGCCAGCCGACGCTTAATACCATCAGTCCAATCATCATAAAATTGGAAATCAACATGGCACCCGTCAAAGACCAAACGGCCTCCGGCTGACTCGTCATTAGCAAAGGCCCAGGCTGGAGTCCGTGAATCACCATGCCACCTAATAAAATTGCGTCGACAACACTCCCAGGTATCCCCATGGCTAATAAAGGAATTAGAGCTCCGCCAACGGTTGCGTTATTCGCAGATTCAGAAGCAACAATCCCCTCTTCGCTACCATGACCAAATTGTTCGGGTTCTTTGGAAGCTTTCTTCGCTAAGGTGTATGCCGTGACTGAACCTACATTCGCACCGATACCCGGTAGAGCACCAATCCAAGTGCCTAATAATGATGAGCGAAAAATATTAAAGCCATACTTTTTCCAATCGCTTAAGGACATCCACAAGCCAGTCGGCTTTACTTTGATTTCTTCGACTTCTTGCTCTGTTTTCCGAAGCATTATCACCACTTCACCGATGGCATAAAGACCAATCATCAGCGGCAATAATTTAAAACCATCATTCATTTCCGCATAGCCAAAGGTTAAACGTGCCTCACCACTTGAGGGCGAGAAGCCAGGCATTGAAAATAGGATACCCATAAATCCAGATAGTAAGCCCATGAGCATAGATTCTCCCACGAGCGCGATCAGTGCCATCGCCATCATAATCAACGCAAAGAAATCGAAGGGCCCTAAATGGTGTGCGAACTTCGCAACCGGCGCTGCTAAAGTCGCAAGGAATATCCAGGAAATCAAGCCTCCCATACCCGAGGCAGAAATTCCCAAGCCCAAGGCACGTCCCGGGCTTCCTTTCGCCGCCAAAGGGTAGCCATCTAAAGTGGTCATAATAGACGATGGCGTCCCTGGCATTTTCAGGAGCGT
It encodes:
- a CDS encoding tripartite tricarboxylate transporter permease → MISEVLHYLFSPHTLLLLALGTWLGIVIGAIPGLTGAMLIALSLPLTFSMDGTDALSLLIAMYVGSVSGGLITATLLKMPGTPSSIMTTLDGYPLAAKGSPGRALGLGISASGMGGLISWIFLATLAAPVAKFAHHLGPFDFFALIMMAMALIALVGESMLMGLLSGFMGILFSMPGFSPSSGEARLTFGYAEMNDGFKLLPLMIGLYAIGEVVIMLRKTEQEVEEIKVKPTGLWMSLSDWKKYGFNIFRSSLLGTWIGALPGIGANVGSVTAYTLAKKASKEPEQFGHGSEEGIVASESANNATVGGALIPLLAMGIPGSVVDAILLGGMVIHGLQPGPLLMTSQPEAVWSLTGAMLISNFMMIGLMVLSVGWLSKLAKIPKTFLVPAILVFCIIGSYGLSNRMFDVWVMIAFGL